From a single Hippoglossus stenolepis isolate QCI-W04-F060 chromosome 2, HSTE1.2, whole genome shotgun sequence genomic region:
- the aspscr1 gene encoding tether containing UBX domain for GLUT4 — translation MAASGTAVTILTPNGRREAFKVSPNTPLLKVLEDVCRKHGFNPDDHGLKFQRTVIDLTVPLRFANLPNNAKLEMVTSTRKQPAAESQVRIALQMEDGSRLQGSFSCGQSLWELLTHFPQISASGLSDSGSTPVCVYMRDEVSGEEALKKTTLKSLGLTGGSAIVRFLLKKDKSPGEEDDREAIETAAIPTTPVAKETTHSTSSQPDPASSHPATSTTDEQVKNSSPDRPMETRPVPTPASVASSLPVQQEVPVKQKEVLNPQDAVRPKVPPVERSVSEHDGEEAGPSGLSSHPSSSSSSAPLAPFIPFSGGGQRLGGPAGGAVGRSPSLSALAVESPKAKKAKSSHGSSTKGHVTANQPDEDMDHGEEFLEPVEREPLIYHLDSMSRKSADHRDLPDEFFEITVDDVRKRFAQLKSERKVLEEAPLMTKSLRENQMKEKMYRYPKVVLRVQFPDRHVLQGFFRPLETVDTVWSFVKSHLENPQLSFYLFITPPKTILDDPSASLFQADLFPGAVVYFGSDDKTDFYLKRELLQSSVSALQANETIVSCMIQSPTPSSSSVDSEEPLSPPEQTSDTSGSTEDERDPSAPTQAAKTTRSDLGKVPKWLKLPGKK, via the exons ATGGCAGCCAGCGGTACAGCTGTGACGATCCTCACTCCAAATGGGAGACGAGAAGCATTTAAAGTGTCTCCAAACACACCGTTACTGAAG GTGCTGGAGGACGTGTGCAGAAAACATGGATTTAACCCGGACGATCACGGTTTGAA GTTTCAGAGGACTGTTATCGACCTGACGGTGCCGTTGAGGTTTGCCAACCTGCCCAATAATGCTAAATTGGAAATGGTTACAAGTACAAGGAAACAACCTGCAGCCGAAAGCCAG GTGCGGATTGCTCTTCAGATGGAGGACGGCTCTCGGCTCCAGGGTTCCTTCTCTTGTGGACAAAGTCTGTGGGAGCTGCTCACACATTTCCCTCAGATTAG TGCTTCAGGGCTGTCGGACTCAGGATCCactcctgtttgtgtttacatgagAGATGAG GTGAGTGGGGAAGAAGCACTAAAGAAGACCACTCTGAAGTCACTGGGTCTCACAGGAGGAAGTGCCATTGTCCG gttTTTACTCAAAAAGGACAAatctcctggagaggaagatgacAGAGAAGCCATTGAAACAGCTGCTATTCCAACCACGCCTGTTGCCAAGGAAACCACCCATAGCACATCATCACAGCCCGATCCTGCTTCATCACATCCAGCGACGTCAACAACAGACGAGCAAGTTAAAAATTCAAGCCCTGATAGGCCAATGGAAACCCGGCCTGTGCCAACTCCTGCCTCTGTCGCAAGCTCACTTCCTGTTCAACAGGAAGTTCCTGTAAAACAGAAAGAGGTTCTGAACCCCCAGGATGCAGTTCGGCCAAAAGTCCCCCCTGTGGAGAGAAGTGTCTCAGAACACGATGGCGAGGAAGCAGGGCCATCAGGACTAAGCTCTCatccatcttcttcctcatcctccgcTCCCTTAGCCCCATTCATCCCCTTCTCTGGAGGTGGTCAGCGCCTCGGGGGTCCAGCGGGAGGAGCAGTCGGACGATCACCGTCTTTGTCCGCTCTGGCAGTGGAGTCACCCAAAGCCAAGAAAGCCAAATCCAGCCACGGTTCGAGCACCAAG GGTCATGTCACTGCCAACCAGCCAGATGAGGACATGGATCATGGGGAGGAGTTCCTGGAG ccagTGGAGAGGGAGCCTCTCATCTACCACCTGGACTCCATGTCCCGTAAGTCTGCGGACCATAGGGATCTACCCGACGAGTTCTTTGAAATAACAGTGGATGACGTGCGGAAGCGCTTCGCCCAGCTGAAGAGcgagag GAAGGTGTTGGAGGAGGCTCCACTGATGACTAAATCTCTGAGAGAAAAccagatgaaggagaagatgtACAGATATCCCAAA GTGGTCCTGAGGGTCCAGTTTCCAGACAGGCATGTCCTACAAGGCTTCTTCAGGCCCCTGGAGACAG TTGATACCGTGTGGAGCTTTGTGAAGAGTCATCTGGAGAATCCTCAGCTTAGTTTCTACCTGT TCATCACACCCCCAAAAACCATTCTAGATGACCCTTCAGCTTCACTTTTCCAG gccGACTTGTTTCCTGGTGCAGTGGTTTACTTCGGCTCCGACGATAAGACAG ATTTTTACTTAAAGAGGGAACTCCTTCAATCCTCTGTCTCAGCCTTGCAAGCAAATGAGACCATTGTGAG CTGCATGATCCAGTCCCCGAcaccctcctccagctctgtggaCTCAGAGGAGCCGCTGTCCCCTCCTGAGCAGACGTCAGACACCAGTGGGTCCACAGAGGATGAGCGAGACCCTTCCGCACCCACCCAGGCGGCTAAAACAACCAGATCTGACCTGGGCAAAGTGCCCAAGTGGCTCAAGCTTCCAG GTAAGAAGTGA
- the LOC118125286 gene encoding myeloid-associated differentiation marker-like protein 2, with translation MDSLGGPYLNKKALCSPLGAARLCQLALGCAVIAMVAHSAGYSGSQGVFCMAAWCFCFAMTVVVFFLDATRLHSCLPISWDNLTVTCAAFATLMYVTASVVYPLFFVQIECPYAGCEVRDFRIAVTVCSIMATLAYGAEVALCRARPGQVVVGYMATVSGLLKVVQGFVTCIIFGALANGSEYSRYAATIYCVVVYAFCFALTALVVIMTVCGRTKAVRCMPFDRFTVVCTLLEVLLYLSASVVWPVFCFDTKYGSPWRPSSCPQGKCTWDSKVVVAVFSFVNFVLYLVDLIYSQRIKFVSSHVPTFSRA, from the exons ATGGATTCACTGGGTGGTCCGTACCTCAACAAGAAGGCCCTCTGCTCACCTCTGGGTGCTGCCCGCCTCTGCCAGTTGGCCTTGGGCTGTGCTGTGATCGCCATGGTAGCCCACAGTGCCGGCTACAGTGGGTCACAAGGTGTGTTCTGCATGGCGGCGTGGTGCTTCTGCTTCGCCATGACGGTCGTGGTGTTCTTTCTAGATGCTACCCGTCTCCACAGCTGCCTCCCCATATCCTGGGACAACCTGACGGTCACGTGTGCGGCCTTCGCCACGCTCAT gtatGTTACAGCCTCCGTGGTCTACCCTCTCTTCTTTGTTCAAATCGAGTGTCCCTACGCCGGCTGCGAAGTCCGAGATTTCCGCATCGCTGTCACCGTCTGCTCCATCATGGCCACTCTGGCCTACGGGGCCGAGGTGGCTCTGTGCCGAGCCAGGCCGGGCCAGGTTGTTGTGGGCTACATGGCCACCGTCTCTGGCCTCCTCAAAGTCGTGCAGGGTTTCGTTACCTGCATCATCTTCGGAGCCCTGGCCAACGGGAGCGAGTATTCCCGTTACGCTGCTACAATCTACTGTGTTGTGGTCTATGCTTTCTGCTTCGCTCTGACTGCCCTGGTGGTCATAATGACCGTGTGTGGTCGGACCAAAGCTGTGCGCTGCATGCCCTTTGACCGCTTTACAGTGGTGTGCACCCTCCTGGAAGTTCTGCTCTACCTGAGTGCATCAGTGGTGTGGCCCGTGTTCTGCTTTGACACGAAATACGGGTCGCCATGGAGACCGTCGTCATGTCCCCAGGGGAAGTGTACGTGGGACAGCAAGGTTGTTGTGGCTGTGTTTTCTTTCGTCAACTTTGTTCTGTACCTGGTGGACCTGATCTACTCCCAGAGGATCAAATTtgtctcctcacatgtcccCACTTTCTCACGGGCGTAG